Sequence from the Castanea sativa cultivar Marrone di Chiusa Pesio chromosome 12, ASM4071231v1 genome:
GGAAGATGCAGCTCAAAAATTTgagcaagaagaagaaattttgcTGGAGCTtcaaaaagaaaccaaatttgGACATGACATGTTCATGAAATCAAGTAAATATTCTTGCATTAAGGACGGATCCGCTCCATTTTGCGAGGTGAGATTTGAATCAAAgctttaaattaatttaattactccTGGATAGTTACACATTTTCCATGCTGTGTCAAATTTGTGCTTTCTGGGGACAGTAAACAAATGCAAGAAGGCTCAGGGTATTAGAATGCCCAAAactgtattttaaaaatataaggcATATGTCCATTTTAAATGGGTAAGCCAAACCATTGGAGCTCTCACTAAAACTAATAGGATCAAGTTTAAGAGTCAATAAAGtttctttatttcaatttcttaGGGATGATGGCTGCCAGAATTAGATGGAAACCCATTTACAATGCTAGATTGTTCTTAAATTATAcaccccttttttttgttttccaatttACTGTTTCTAACTCAACTATGTTCTGGAAATGAAAAACAGAACATCCATCAACACAACGGAGGGAATGCCTACAACAGAAATGTAAGCTCTATGGAAGAGGCATTGACcatgaaaatgaaagaaacagAAATTGGCAAGCTCAATGGGGGAAAATCTAACAAGAGAAGGTTCAAGAGTCATAGAATGAGAAGGCCTTCATTATCTAGGGATTGCAAGAGGGTTATAGTGAGCTGAGCTGATCAAAACATAGTTCACTAGTGCCTCTGGATTGTTTTCTAGAGTTTGACATCACTAAGACACTGACTTCATTACTGGATTAGGATCCTCTGGAGTTCTTAGGATAATAACTCCAATATGGAATTCTTAAGAACTCAAGAGGATCTTAATCCCTTCATTACCTTGATGACTTTCTAACAAGAAAGAATGCACAGAAGAAATTTTTAGCAATTACTGACTTTCTGACTCAGAAAAGAGTAGTTCAATTGAGGTCCTGGCATAATCAGATTCAAGTGGCTCTTAGCTTTCCttatcattattcttttttcattaaatgGATATATTGATAGATATCTGCAAGGTATACATGGTAGTTTAAAAGGTTCCAGGCACAAATTTTGCAATGCTCAAGAGTAGTTAGGAAGGCATAAGCTTTGTAGTACTCAAGAGTGGTTAGAAAGGCTCAAAATTTTGTACAATCTATCAAATTCTGAGAAGAATGTTGTATATTAATATTGTCTTTGACATATGTTTCCATCTTCTTAGTTTTGAAGCGAAATGCtttaaatttgaacaaaattaccAAGCAAGTGCTCACCTTTTCAATCAAGGATGTGACATTATTTTACAGTTTTTAcctatttttcctcttttcttgtACTTCTGTTTTGTCAGGAGGGAGATAAAACACCTTGAATTTTGTAACATCTATCTGAGCTTTGCTCTTGCTATAGTAGTCATATTTCTACTGTATGATTTAACATGGTAACAAAAACAGGTGACTTTGGTAAAGGGGGAAAAGATGAATAAATCAAATATGtccataaaagaagaaaaattgaatatattattatattaactTATTAAACCAGTTCAAAGTCTTTCTATTCTCTTCAGTCAGTAGGGTTGATATGCTCCTGACCTATGTGTGCAGCAAGATGATGATAGACAGAAATCTTTATATCAGTTGTACCTTTCAGAATATTAATGCAATAACATTTTTGCTACATATGCATGGTTTCCCTGAACACACATATTCTTAAGGTTGTGATTCAACCTTCAAAGAGcatttgttataaatattttagGTTGAAATGCATCTTAAAATATAGTTTATCTTACCAAGTCTGCAGAACATCACATCAAAAATATGTATAGTTAGAAATTACAGTTTCTCTCTGCACTTGATCGCCAACATAGTAGAAATTAGTTTTCTAATTAATTCTGATGTCTTAATACGAGTAACCAGTTTCAGAACATATTGAAGGTATCAAATATCAACAATGTTGCTTGACTCTTAGCTTCTCTCATTTTCTGGTGAGTGCAGTGAAAGTACTAACTACTGCATCTGCTTTTTCACTGCGTAAGTTTAAGTGATTTTTCTGTATGATGTTACTTAATTCCTTAACTTGTCCCATTTTCTAGTAGGTTGAGAATCACAAGCACCTCttcttttgtaaaaataaaataaaaaatgaaatagaagaTGGGATAGGGCTCAGGGTTATGAGTTCTATCCATATGACCATAGAATGCTACTTTAGGCCAAGGATTGTTTGAAACCACTCCTCCGTTTGATTTTTCTGGCTTGTACTCTTTTCAGAACTGTTAGCACTTAGTCCCCTTTCCAATAAGATCATATTTAACAACCAAAAAGACTACTGGGAAAGCCTTAGGCAAGAATATTTAATGTAATCAAATGAAGCATGATATCAGAACTAGCTTTAGCCCAATCGCTAGCCATATTCTAACTCTGCATAAGATCCCAACCAGCTCCTGCCTAGTTTAGCTGGTGCCAACACTAGATATTTGCCCCCAATTAGACATACTATGGAGTGTGGACAACACATAAGAAGAAGATGGTCCAACCACTGGCCTTAGGAATAGAGCCTGCCTATTAACAGTTGGGTTTAATGCCTAATCTATTAATATTcttaatcaatatatatatatatatatatatatatatatatataaaaccgaagcctCTGAAGCTCCcaaaattttccacatcagcacaatatttaaaaaaaaaaaaaataagcgaaaaaaaaaaccttttctaAAACCCGATAAAGTGATAAACGCAAAAGGCAAAACCAGCCCTCTGCcgttcctctctcttctctattctCTACCTTCTCCTTCCGCAAAACCCAACACTGAAAATCAATCCTGCCAAGAAGCCATCCCCACACTGTCAGGTCCGAGATAGAAAGAAGGCATCACTGAACAAGCCACTGTCCCAGCCGTGGCAGAGGGTATAGCTACTGTGTTTAACTCCCTTGGTTCTTTATTTCGCTTCATAACTGTAAGTctattttttgcttttgctgATTTgtttctcacaatcctaaaaAGCCACAAACTAAGCAAAGAAGCCATGAGTCGTGGAGTATTGTTGTAGATTCAAGATTGGTCATAAAGATTGGGCTTTTAGGGTCGTTTATGAGAAACCCAAATAGATTTTTTGAGgggttttgtttgattatttgcTTGGTTGCAGACCTAAGCTTCTTCTCCAATGTCCTGCTTCAGCAACCTTGGCTTCGCCCTTTGCCAAATTTATTCGTTAGTGATGGTAAAGTTTGTATATTTAATTTCGATAGAGCCATGGAAGCTTTAAGATTCACAGTAAAAACTTAGGGTTTGCTACTAGCTACtactgaacttttttttttcctgattgcTACCATGCCCAACTGAGGACCAAATATATAGAGTTTAGAAGCTGTTTGCAAATCCCAACAACAGAGAAGTGCATGATTTGGAAGTGAAGGAAAAAGGTAGAGAGCTATGTTTTTTCATCTTTcatatctatttttgaaacataTTTTGTGGGACTCCTCCATGATCCAAGCTGGTATATTGATTATTGAATCTAATAGGTAGTGGATCATTTGTCATTGTTGTGTTGCCTTTGAAAAGTGGGAGGATTTGCTTTGGAGGAACATTGGTTTATGCGCTTTTTAGTTGCAGttcaattatttgaaaaaattactCTTCTAACTATGCATCTTTATTCAGTTGtatttgtgtgttttgtgtatgtttctttcattgttttatttatgCATCATGCATGGTTGTGTGCAATGTGAGATGGCCTAATTTTCCTAAACAAATTGGTCTTCTAATTTTCCTAATGTGAGTCTCTATTTTAGTTTGTTTTAATAGTTGGGAGTTAAATTCAGTTtcgattttattattattattatcattatttgatTGAAATGGTAGAAATTGTATTACTATAAAAAAGAAGCCAACGCAATGGCTTAGgttccaggaaaaaaaaatatacaggGAAATAGATAATATGACCATGTCAACCAGTGGTTAGATGAACTCCAGTATacatatgtttatatttatatttttgattgaAAGGTGAATCTCAGGTTTGTGTTTTCCTATCAAATTGAGATAGATATCTATTTCTTTAGTACTTTTCCACTCTTCTGACAATGGGCTCTTCCTCCTCATATAAATGGATAGTGAGTAGGCAATTTTTACATTTGAGTATAATACGATTGGACACTTACACTATTGCACATTCTAAGTCTAATAGAAATTCTTACTCTGCCATCCCATATACCAATtttactgtttatttattttgttattaaattgtttgtctttcttacaaaaaaaacaatattggaTATGATATTGATGGTTTGCTATCTCAGTAAAGCACTGATTCATAACTTTCATATATATGAATGCATGCTAATTATTGGATtaaatcttaaataattgtTGATGCATTTGTGTCACTTGGATTGAAGGTTCAGAAAAGTACATTTTCGAGGTATGACTTCTTTGGgtgtatattttaaatttttgagaagATAATCATATTGTcagattaataataatatattagtaAGTGCATTTTTCCATAGAGAATGTATTATGTATATTAGAAGCTTCAAGGAggttgaaaaaattataattccATTAGTCAATTTGTGTTAACAAATCATTACATTTTTCAGGTGTTTGAGAAAATTATGATCTATGTTcaattgagatgaagattacGAATAAATTGAGCATCCCATTTTAGAAATTGGGCCAACATGTATTTGCATCTGATAATAATCTCTCCTTCTATGcaggtttttgtttgtttgttgagaaACCTCCCCCTTTGCAGTTGGTTGACCAATCATTAATTCTATTAATGATGGATTTAGAATGTTAGGTTAGTTGGGTGATAACATGGTTTTAGGTTGTAGAAGTATCTAACAATGATTTATCgtatatattttgaatttgaggtaTTGCAATTGCTATAAATGCTTAGTCACATAAAAAGATTAATAGAGAAAGACAAGGATATGTAGTTGTTATTCAACTGAAGATATGGCTGATAGAGTGAATCAAGGCAAGTTATTCTCTTTGGCAAATTGTCACTTGAGCCAAAAGCAAATTCTAAATTGAGTTCTATTTGTAATATTGTACTTTATGTATATACTAATGTTTCTCCtataattttcaattccaaTTTAGTAATAATTAATTTGCTAACATCTCTTATACAAGTTCTCTTAAATGCTGAGCCACCATGTTCAGTCTTGATTTCCTCTTATGTGACTCCTATGAATTTGTTGTGCTAGAGAGAAATCATGGTCCAGTCCCAATGCTTTGTGATCATGGTTCAGTGtctcaaaagttttttttttttttttccgtatttatcattaatattttttgcagTGCATTTGCATCAAGTAGAATTAATGTTTGTGATTTCAGCCAATCTGATGTAGATGTGGGAATAAGGAAAAAGTATACCACTAATGCTTGGGAAGCCTAAGTATACCACTGATAATTGTCAATTATCATTGTTGCATATGTTATGTGCTAAACTGAAGTATTAAATCTATATAGACCATATGAGTTtctaaatttcacttttttttttctttgcttgagACTTGAGATAATGAGTTCATTTCCAAAGTAGTATtgttaattataaattgaaaattttcataattgtacttcttttccttctttttattatttttatttttatttttatttttactataaaCAAAATGcaagtatatttttagttattgaataattaatgttctGTTGTAggttattgaattatttttaccTCATATTATCAATGTAAGCTGTTTTCaaagttttaattaaaaacaatcttCTCAAGATTTGCATCCCTTAGTGACGAAGGGGCAAGTTGCTGATTGTGATTTAATTTGCATCCCTTAGGATTTCCTACAGATAACCATTTGAAAAGCTATTTTTCTACATTGTCATTCTaatctatattttaaaattttactttttatagttACATATAGTCAATCATAAAAAGGACCTATATCTTCAATCTCTTTTTACCATTCTATGGTCCTTATGGAACCGTAGAAATCAAGTGTTTCATGATGGGAAGACCCCAAATCTGATAAATGTTGTTCTCACTCACTGCCAATTCGCTTGTATGCAGGAACCAGGAGGCCTTTAGAAATGGACAATCCTAATATCAAGATCACAGCATACCAACTCATAAAGATGTCTCCAATAGGGATTGGCAACTCATTATCAAAGTAGTTTGTTGAAGGAAAAGGAAATTGAAACAGAGTGGCTATGCATATGAAGCAAAGGACTTGAAGGGAGATCTAATATTAGTGGGGGAGCCTAGCAGTGTGTCAACATCTTACCCAGCAACATTTCAGGATGCAATCGTGGAGGTTGCAATAAAAGCTAGAGACCTTGGATTTAGACTAATTTTGTTTGTCAGTGGTTGCAAAAGGATTGAACAGGTTTGCAATGGAAAAAGTTAACCAAGATTGCAGGAACAACCTATGATGACAGAATTGCATTTTCTAACTTAATAAGATTTAACTTTTCACACCATTTTTGTACCAAAAACTATCATGTGTAATATGTTAGAAGTAGCTTCAATTCTCTAGCTGTTCATTATTTGACCCAATTACTGCTGGATCTCTCCAAATCTTATGTTATATAACTTGTGTCCTAGAACTGTTTTCTATGgtatcaaaaaaagagagagttacATATAGTCTTCAACTATGTTAATTAGAACTATTTAGAATTTGATAAAGGGAtccaaaactaaataaattttgaacaaattaggattgaatttatgtaaaaaaattctaactaaATTAGGTAagctatttttttacaaatagtccaatttcattttttatttattcatactTATTAACCATCAAttatctataaaattatattttcacaaCTAGCTCGTATattgcacgggttagcgactagtttatATGATTTACTTTATGAAAGGgaaaaatttagctacaaaattggttgtagcctaaaactataaccttactcaataaaataaatattactacatattttgaaaatctaatcgttaaATTGTACGttttttatgctcttaatacacatcaaattttgcatcaatcgaatattatttactcCATAATCtgtaagcttatattttatgcataattttaaattacaaaaacttgtaatttaaacaatttattaatgacatagctattaatcttcaattttctaaaaattttgcaagcatggagaatataagaagatgtaatccaagtgtgaatttgccaaaattcacctccaataaaaagatattgagtaagattgtagtCTTAGGCTTCAACTaaatttgtaactaaactttgtcaattttttaaatcttattttattttcctacttGTTTTAGGGATTTAATTCATCTTCTTACTAGATTAGTAGAATTTTCATTGGTTAGAATTGTTTCCTTTTCTTATTAGGATATAAAGTTTGGAACTCTATTTAAAGAACCTGGAATTCAGTATTGTATACAGTTTGCTTCAGTAATCAAATTGATTGTTGGAGTTTTTCCTTCAATAGCTTGGTGTTGATTCCAAATAACCCTAGGTATTGATTTctaaggggttttttttttttcgttgttgTTGCTTGATGCTGATACAAAGCAAGCCAAGGTACAATtcgtagggttttttttttgtttttcaaagcCGCAACATATAGCTTTATTTGATTAGGCCCCAAGGCCTTAAAGACATCCCACACATGGCCTCCTGGCCATCAATATATAAGAACCAAGCCAAATAATAATGAACACGCCACATCTCTAtgatgtgttttatttattaatattttacaaACTTCTTAGTACTGATGACAGAAATCTATAGtgcatatataaataaaattaactttGCCAATTGAAAGCGAGCACAACTAAAAGTATGGAAGGCAGCCTAAAGCCGGGTCCTCAAGGTTTACCATCTGAGCTTTTCTGGGAAGTActgcaaaaagaaagaaaaaaaatccaattttagtaaagaaaaaaaagtgtttaaaatTACCAAAGCACAGAATTTTGCACTGGCACACACCTTTTTTATGAGGGATTCATAGTATGGTTTAACTTTTTCAACGTCAATTCGAACGATGCTCTTACTGTAGAGATCATATTTGCTGTTATTTTgtacaatacaataaaatcagTGTAGTTGTCACAATCAGctgaacaaaaattgaataattggTGGGGAAAAACACTGATGCTCACAATCAGCTCAATGAGAAATGAATAATTGTTGAGGAAGAACACtggtaagaaagaaaaaaaaatgtacaaatcAAACAGCAAAATGGAAGCTTACTTGAATGTTTGAACCCACTTCAGATTCTCTCTGTCCTCGTCATTCATTAAGTATTGATATGCTCCTTTATTATGCATTGCTGCAAGATGAACAGATAAAACtcattttattgtataaaacaattcaagaatatatttttcaaatttacaggaaaagataaagaataATACTTACGGTAAAATGAGTGATATCGGATAGTAAATAATGCCGCTGAAGGTAGAGTAGTTCCATTTGCCTTGGCCACCTAAGAATTTGGAAACAACATTATTAGTATTATGATTGTTATTTTGGAATAACATATTGTGGAAATTTCAATATGAATCTTATTAaagatttttcattaaaaattcaTTGAAGGTTCAGAGGATATACCATGTACATGTAATCGTCATGCCCCCATGACATCAGCACATTTTCTAGTCCACATCCTTCAGAGTAGATTCCAAGTTTAGTGTTGTAGGCAGGATTGTTGTAATCTGGATTTTCCTTGAAATACTGCAATGCAAAAGATTCGAAGAAATTTCTTTCAGTTGACTGACTACATATAATCATTTCAAACATAATTAACTAATGTTTTTGAGAAGACCTTGTGATAAACAATCGATTCGTCAAAAGCACAACCAACAGGTTGCGTATCTCCTGCAACATCAGAATTCATCATCAGATTGAAATGACTCGAAACAAGAGAAATATGTTAACATTTATTTGGTCAAAGAACATTTCTTACCTACAACAGCCCACTGGGGAAGCGATCCAAATTTCGAATGGAAAAGAACCTTTCCAAGATCTGAAATCCATGCAAGAATCAATTATCAAGTTGTTTTATGTAAACTTAAATATATAGGGCCTAGTGTGTGTAGTTATTATCTGATATTATGAATAAGAGCATAGACCCACTAAGTTAAACATATACAATTACACATTCAAAGAACCTATATATTTTGCATGTTAGCCTTAAAACGGAAACTAGTAGTGTGCATGGGGTATTTACCATGAATAAGGGCAGTCAAGTGCAGCCAATCTTCATTAGGATAATCTTTTCTTATGGCTTCAGCCGACTGCAGCAAATGCTGAATCTGAGGTTCATCCAGGTCAGGGTCACTTTCATCCACAAAACTATTTAGGAGTTCAATGGCTTCCCATATGGACATCTCTGCTTTGTTCAATTTTGCATACTCTTCCCTTGTCCTCTTTACCTGCATTTGCATTGAAAGTTTCATATATCAAATTGAACCTATGAAGTCCTAAAGTTTAATATATAAACATTAACTTATTGAAAGTGTACTTACAAAATCATATGTTTGGTTAATATGATTCAACCGATAGGTATTCTCCACAATGCTTAGCCTCACACTTCCTTCGTAATCCCTACCACACATTTCAACACAATTCATTGAATGAGAAACTACACCATTTATGAAAAACACCTGACCTTATAAACAAAGATTGTGGAAGAAAATGTCAAAACCTGAATGATTGGCCAAAGGCATTGGAATCTGGCACAGTAAATCCATCTGATGCATCTTTTGGTATTGCATTCTCTAACACTTACATTTGCAAACAAAAGAACACAAAAGTTAGACTCCAATTGAACTAAGCTTATAgacttataataaaataaaaattatcaacatTCATGgacaaaaggaagaaggaaacaATAATCAAAGCAGTACCAACTGCCTGGCTCTCAACGGCAATCATCTTGTTCCCACATAAAAATTCGAAAGAAGGCAAACAAAGCAAGGCAAACAAAGCAAGGACAAATACCTTTGAAAGGCCCAAGTCAAATTTATAGGTAAATAATAAGTCCTCAACTGAAAATAGACCAGTCTTGGATTCCTCAACTGCAAATTTTCATTATCCTAGAGCTAATTTATCCAAACAAACTTTACCTTAAAATAACTTGTTTCTGTAAGAGTATTGAATGGTCAATCATTATCTTCATTTTAGCCATGTAATCAAATTCCTAATGCTTTGGTTGTTTTGTTGCCAAAAACATGCATCTTTGTCATATAcaaagaaaaggggaaaaataaatgtgataaCGCATTGAGTCAGCTTTGTGGATAATCACATCCTATTTTTCGTAATGCAAAAAACTAGCCTAAGATATGGATGACAGGACAATCCAGTAAGGCCAACTCCATGTTTTGCGTTCTGTTACGAGGATaaggcttaaaaaaaataaaatcaacaacTGAGCTAAGATATTTGTATATGAATAGCCAAGAACCATCAAGAAACtccagttttctttttctccattgATAGGATTGGAACCTAAGAACTATGCTCACCAAGAGCAGACGACTGTATTTTGCCACATAAACATGACAATGTGAGTTTCTATCTTGTATTGTATTTACCAGAAATAGCCAAGATATGTATGAGATGTATAATTAGGATATACTAGTTTAGAAAgtataattcattttttctgCCATTGAGGACCAAGTCAAGATATTGGTTTCAAGAGAAAATTATGGGATTGGTTAATAAATCAAGGGATTGATTGCTAAAGTAAATTATGGAATTCCAGCAATcaatatgtaatttttgttcaaatttcatGGACTTTTGTATCCcattataaatatgaaattcatCATAATGTAAAATGTGAACGAGCCTTTTAAGTTGTAGCTCAATAAGCTTCTAAGGTAGTTCCGAACGATGTGTCCGGATTCAAATCCACTCATTcccaactattaaattatttaattaaaaaaaatgaaggagaatctttaaatatatatatatatatatatatatatatatatatatatatatatagagaaagagagagagagagatgggttcaagttacacctggtataACTCTTTTTAAACCattagatttaagtagatccaacggtaaaaaaaaatgcactcaTTAATGTTGATATTCTGATAAGtatctcatttattatctttatttataaCATTCTATGCTTATCTCTAATCTCAAAAATaagtatatttttctctctgctctctctttctcatccactacacatttctctctcctccattgCTCTTCTACCTCAATTTTCATAAAGTTCCACCTCCACAGCCACGTAGAATCTATGTATCACTGAAtagataaatttcttaattaatctCACCATTTCTACCTTTTCAAGAAACTCAGTCTCATCATCATCCAAAGCTTTGGGGTACATATAAGTTACAACCAAAGGATTTATAACAGCCAGAAAATCCTGTTTCAATTTACTTACACGCTAGACAAGGATCAAAAGGGCAAAGGACCCATTTTTTTAGCAAATGGACCCCTATCAAAAACCCTAGGTAGTAACAAGAATTCCCAGTATCTAAAATGGGTTTTCAATAAACAGTTAGAGACGTGGGAAGGTATCGCACTTTGCTTGTTATGGAGTATTTAGAGAGAGCATGACGCCAGGACATTTGAGTGAATTGAATCTACGACTGTTCAGCGGAAAATTTTATTCCTGAGATCTTTTTGGAGTCGGCTAGAACTTTTGGAAAATTCAATtcttcatccttttttttttttttttgattttttgaatctTAGTAACTTTACatcttattttcagttttcaagcACTTCTCTTGTATATTTCCCATGTGCTTGGCTTCACCCTTTGTTAATAAAATTCTTTGTTATTcatgaaaaagtaaaaacccgAATAGCTCATTTACTCAATTTTTGTACCATCTCTTTTGACTTAGTTTTCCTTCTAATTAATAGTATGTATCACATatgattaattatatatatatatatatatatatatatatatatatatatatatatatatatatatatatatatgattcacCAAAAGCTTTGTTAAGTACCAAAAGTTTAGTCtttcattagaaaaaaaaaaaaaaaaaaaaaacagattctATGTGGCTGTGGAGGTGGAACTTATGAAAATGGAGGTGGAAGAGCaatagaggagagagaaacatatagtggatgagaaagagagagcagagagaaaaatatacctATTTTTGGAACTAGAGATAGGTatgaaatgttataaataaGAGTAATAAATGAGATACATATTAGAATATCAGTATTAATGAGTACATTTTTTTAaccgttggatctacttaaatccaatagtttagaaaatgtgtaacttaaacatttctcatatatatctatatatatatatatatatatgaaggtggaaaaaaaaaaaaccatgatttaacaattttgttcaaaCATGTAGTGATGACAAATCGTGTTCGAGACATTGGTATCCAACTACAAATGTCAATCCTAACCTAACTCATTTAATAATCATTTCAAAACCCTTCTACCCTAACAGAACCCATTTATTAAGCAAGTAACACAACATGACCCACATAGCTCACTTAATATACACAAACACTACTCATTTCAAATGTCTGATAAACTTGTATTGGGTTAACATTTATATGACCCATTCCAAACCATTCAAAATATAAGccaaaatgaatttaaaattcttttaattaCACTATCCTatagagaaaattcaaatatattttaaacaaaaatgatatttatttatatgaatgGAGccattttgggttgattttagGTTAAgcaaattaacacaaaattgacTTACTTATTAATTATGTCAAAAAGGATTCGCTAAAAgcattctctctcttcaaaaaCTCTCTTGCAGTTCCATTCTTATAAAGCTACCGTTTACTAACCCTTCTAGTGTTTTGGCTTGGATCAAATATACTGAGGGGACTAGTCAATATTCAAATATCCTTCAAAAAAGCTAAgccccttttctttttaaattccaaaatctctcttcttttaaagtttatgcttgtttttgtttgtagaaTTAGGTTAGGATTTTGTTTGATCACTTAGGATGAAGAAGATGTAGAATTAGAGCTTCAATTTTGTCAGGATGCGTACACATACCTCACAATTGTGTATGTATGTTTATGGAATAACAGGTCATGTGTATGCCTCTCTGcaaaaataacaatttgaaACCTACTTTAGGCTAAGCACACACTGTATTCT
This genomic interval carries:
- the LOC142621146 gene encoding putative inositol oxygenase, with product MIAVESQAVVLENAIPKDASDGFTVPDSNAFGQSFRDYEGSVRLSIVENTYRLNHINQTYDFVKRTREEYAKLNKAEMSIWEAIELLNSFVDESDPDLDEPQIQHLLQSAEAIRKDYPNEDWLHLTALIHDLGKVLFHSKFGSLPQWAVVGDTQPVGCAFDESIVYHKYFKENPDYNNPAYNTKLGIYSEGCGLENVLMSWGHDDYMYMVAKANGTTLPSAALFTIRYHSFYPMHNKGAYQYLMNDEDRENLKWVQTFNKYDLYSKSIVRIDVEKVKPYYESLIKKYFPEKLRW